In the genome of bacterium, the window GTCTCCTTTTATAGGTTGCATAGAAAGCCGTTTTTTAGGAATTTTAGCTAACTTTTAAACACCTAAACACAATATGTTGTGGTTTCGCTAGGTAAGGCTACTATATAGAGGCTGAGTAGTTACCTTTTGCCATTATGTTACTATTCTCTCCGATAGAAATTTGGATTTGTATTTATAATCGCATCTAGTATCCACATCAACCAAACCAGATTTAATTAAATGGGCATTTAAAAAAGTTTTGTTCCATAAGTATAGGTAACAAAGTAAGTTGTTTCTCTCATCGTATTTTATATGATCAAATTTTATGAATATTTTTGCCCATAAGTTTCTGTAGGGACAACCCTTGTGGTTGTCCGTCTACGGAACGGACATGGACAAGCACGGACAGGGACAAGCCCTGTCCCTACACTTCCGCCTTCTGTCCTGTGTTATTTATCCGTGCTAATTCGTGCATACCTGAACGGTTACTATGTTTCTTATCTACGTCCTCCCTCCCATCCCAATCAATGGGATAATTCCCATCAAAACAGGCCGTGCAAAACTCACTGCCAGGTTTGGACATTGAATCGAGCAGGCCAATAATGCTAAGATAGCCCAGGCTGTCTACCCGCATATATTTCCTTATCTCTTCCACACTATGGGTCGCCGCCAGGAGCTCCTTTCTGACCGGGGTGTCGATCCCATAAAAACAGGGGAATTGTATAGGCGGAGAACAGACCCTTAAGTGGACCTCTGAGGCGCCGGCATTGCGAAGCATCTTCATAATCTTACGGCAAGTAGTCCCCCGGACGATGGAGTCATCCACGACCACGATTCGATTCCCCACCAGGATATCATCTATGGGGTTTAGCTTGATTTGAACCCCCCGGTCTCTAATAGCTTGGGTGGGTGAGATAAAGGTCCGGCCAACATACCGGTTTCTGACTAATCCCCAATGGTAAGGGATGCCTGACTCCCTGGCATAACCCATGGCCGCCTGGATTCCGGCGTCAGGGATCGGTATAACCAGATCAGCTTCAGCCGGATGCTCCCTGGCCAATTGGCGCCCCATCTCAATTCGGACCTGATACATATTTTCTCCGAAGAGGTTTGAATCCGGTCGGGCCAGGTAGATAGTTTCAAAGATACATAAAGCCCTTCGATCGGTGTCAGCGCTTATTTTCATAGACCTGAAGCCGTTCTCATCAATGATCACCATCTCCCCTGGTTCTACTTCCCTGATAAAAACTCCGCCAACCAGGTCTAGGGCGCAGCTCTCCGAGGCCAGGATATATGAAAAATCAGCCCGGCCAAGACACAAGGGCCTAAAACCATAAGGGTCTCTCAGGCCAATTAGTTTGTTGGGGGTAAGAAAGAGGAGGGAATAGGCCCCTTTGACCTTTTTCAGGATTTCTATAATAGCTTCCTCCAGGATTTCGTTTTTAGACCTGGCCAGGAGATGGAGAAAGTCTTCAGAATCGCAAGTAGTTTGAAAGATCGCCCCCTCTGCTTCCAACTCTTTTCTAATGGCCTCACCATTGACCAGGTTCCCATTATGGGCAATAGCTAGATCTCCCCGGGCACAAGTCACCATTAAGGGCTGCGCATTTTCTACCCGACTCCCCCCGGCCGTGGAATAGCGAACGTGGCCAATGGCCATTTCTCCGTATAGATTATTTAGAATTTGATCATCAAAGATGTCGGCTACCAGGCCCATCTGCTTGTGGGAGTTGAGTCGGTGTCCATTCGAGACAGTGATTCCGGCGCTTTCCTGTCCCCGGTGTTGGAGGGCAAAGAGGCCCAGATAGGTCATCTTAGCCGCCTCAGGATGACCAAAGATACCAAATATCCCGCATTCTTCTTTTAGTTTGTCCATCGCTCTCATTTCATTCCACCCTCCGCCTTCCGCCACTCATTATTCGTAACCGTTCAGCCACAGATGCACACAGATAAAACACGGAAAATCCGTGAGCCGTGTCCGTGATTCGGGTCTGTCCTTAGGCTGTAGGGACAACCCTTGTGGTTGTCCGTCTACGGAACGGATATGGACAAGCACGGACAGGGACAAGCCCTGTCCCTCCACTTCCGCCTTCTGTCCTGTGTTATTTATCCGTGCTAATCCGTGCAGCTATACCTGAACGGTTACCCTTATTCTTCCTTGAAGTAAAACCCACAGGTGTTACCTACTTCCTTCAGACATCTTTCATCTATGGGAAAGGCCCTACATTGGGCCAAACGGTTCTCATAAATAAGGCATTTATTTTTCCCTTCGAGAAAGGGACACCGAAAAACGAGTTGGCAGCATGCGCCGCATCTTTGACATTTCCCCTGGCGGCGTTTCAACTGTTCTTCCAGATATTTCTTGCCGGCAAGGGCAATCAAGAATCGGCGAATCTTCCCCATGCCTTGTCTTAACCTCGTAGCGATTTTACTCCCCCCTTTATTATTAAGCGAACGCTCTCGGATAAAATTGAGCGTTAATTTTACTACAGTTACAGTTACTCACCTTTACACTTTACCCCCTCACCCTAACCCTCTCCCCGATGGGTAGAGGGAACTTTTTCCTGAACGCAAGTTGCAAACAGCCAACAAATTTTACCCTCATACTCCCTCTTGTACCCTCTTGCGTTCCCTGATATTCTATCCGAGGATCTTCATTGAACAATGACCACCATAAAAGCAAAGATTACCGCCGAGAAGACGCTGAGGGTAGAGATACGTCCTCCTACCCTTTGTCCTAACCCCTAACATCTACTGT includes:
- the purF gene encoding amidophosphoribosyltransferase, with the translated sequence MRAMDKLKEECGIFGIFGHPEAAKMTYLGLFALQHRGQESAGITVSNGHRLNSHKQMGLVADIFDDQILNNLYGEMAIGHVRYSTAGGSRVENAQPLMVTCARGDLAIAHNGNLVNGEAIRKELEAEGAIFQTTCDSEDFLHLLARSKNEILEEAIIEILKKVKGAYSLLFLTPNKLIGLRDPYGFRPLCLGRADFSYILASESCALDLVGGVFIREVEPGEMVIIDENGFRSMKISADTDRRALCIFETIYLARPDSNLFGENMYQVRIEMGRQLAREHPAEADLVIPIPDAGIQAAMGYARESGIPYHWGLVRNRYVGRTFISPTQAIRDRGVQIKLNPIDDILVGNRIVVVDDSIVRGTTCRKIMKMLRNAGASEVHLRVCSPPIQFPCFYGIDTPVRKELLAATHSVEEIRKYMRVDSLGYLSIIGLLDSMSKPGSEFCTACFDGNYPIDWDGREDVDKKHSNRSGMHELARINNTGQKAEV